From a single Streptomyces liliifuscus genomic region:
- a CDS encoding alpha-L-fucosidase, whose translation MPMQPWFPDAKLGIFIHYGVYAVGGAAESWSFYTGEMTHEQYMKQLDGFTASHYDPDAWAELFARVGARYAVLTARHHDGVALWDTDHRNLDVVRDTPAGRDLVTGFVDALRARDLKVGLYYSHSDWNHPDYATERHPGPVVVPPNEYSHAEPGKEDPAAWARYLAYRDGQVGELVKRFRPDILWFDGEWERTEEQWRMGELAELILSGNPDTILNGRMLSYGDYATPEQGTPLRAPDGPWELCLTINDSWSFRPQDRDFKSVRQLVRYFTETIGMGGNLLLGAGPREDGTIPEEQIERLEGLGAWIARHSDAVYGTVAGLPAGHHYGPSTLSADRRTLYLVCFDAPRESVSIRGLRNPVRRATVLGTGAELGHHVTGGLDTVPGVTWIDAPAASDLDDRATVIAVELEGELDLYTGAGRL comes from the coding sequence ATGCCGATGCAACCCTGGTTTCCCGATGCCAAGCTGGGCATCTTCATCCACTACGGCGTCTACGCCGTGGGCGGCGCCGCCGAGTCCTGGTCGTTCTACACGGGCGAGATGACGCACGAGCAGTACATGAAACAGCTCGACGGCTTCACCGCGTCGCACTACGACCCGGACGCCTGGGCGGAGTTGTTCGCCCGGGTGGGCGCGCGGTACGCGGTGCTCACCGCCCGGCACCACGACGGTGTCGCCCTGTGGGACACCGACCACCGCAATCTCGACGTGGTGCGGGACACTCCGGCGGGGCGCGACCTGGTCACCGGCTTCGTCGACGCGCTGCGCGCCCGGGATCTCAAGGTCGGCCTCTACTACTCGCACTCCGACTGGAACCACCCGGACTACGCGACCGAGCGGCACCCCGGGCCGGTCGTCGTGCCGCCCAACGAGTACTCGCACGCCGAGCCCGGCAAGGAGGACCCGGCGGCCTGGGCGCGCTATCTCGCGTACCGCGACGGCCAGGTCGGCGAGCTCGTCAAGCGCTTCCGGCCCGACATCCTCTGGTTCGACGGGGAGTGGGAGCGCACCGAGGAACAGTGGCGGATGGGCGAGCTCGCCGAGCTGATCCTTTCGGGCAACCCGGACACCATCCTCAACGGCCGCATGCTCAGTTACGGCGACTACGCCACGCCGGAGCAGGGCACCCCGCTGCGGGCCCCGGACGGCCCCTGGGAACTGTGCCTCACGATCAACGACTCATGGAGCTTCCGGCCGCAGGACCGCGACTTCAAGTCTGTGCGCCAGCTGGTCCGGTACTTCACCGAGACGATCGGCATGGGCGGCAATCTGCTGCTGGGCGCCGGACCCCGCGAGGACGGCACGATCCCCGAGGAGCAGATCGAGCGCCTGGAGGGCCTCGGTGCGTGGATCGCGCGGCACTCCGACGCCGTGTACGGCACGGTCGCGGGGCTGCCCGCCGGGCACCACTACGGCCCCAGCACCCTGTCCGCCGACCGGCGCACCCTCTACCTGGTGTGCTTCGACGCTCCCCGCGAGTCCGTCTCGATCCGCGGCCTGCGCAATCCCGTCCGGCGGGCCACGGTCCTCGGTACGGGTGCGGAACTGGGCCACCACGTCACCGGCGGCCTCGACACCGTTCCCGGTGTGACGTGGATCGACGCGCCCGCCGCCTCCGACCTGGACGACCGGGCGACAGTGATCGCAGTCGAACTCGAAGGGGAGCTGGACCTCTACACGGGGGCGGGGCGCCTCTGA